One Hevea brasiliensis isolate MT/VB/25A 57/8 chromosome 5, ASM3005281v1, whole genome shotgun sequence genomic region harbors:
- the LOC110663069 gene encoding serine/threonine-protein phosphatase PP1 isoform X2, translating to MPRPFRVLGDIHGQYSDLLRLFEYGGLPPHANYLFLGDYVDRGKQSLETICLLLAYKIKYPENFFLLRGNHECASINRIYGFYDECKRRFNVRLWKIFTDCFNCLPVAALIDEKILCMHGGLSPDVHDLDQIRNLQRPTDVPDTGLLCDLLWSDPSKDVQGWGMNDRGVSYTFGPDKVTEFLEKHDLDLICRAHQVVEDGYEFFADRQLVTIFSAPNYCGEFDNAGAMMSVDETLMCSFQILKPADKKSKFNFGNTATAKVGNTSGGGVLGSTTTAKPGNSPAGVKSFLGAKV from the exons ATGCCGAGGCCATTTCGAGTTTTGG GTGACATTCATGGACAATATTCTGATCTTCTAAGGCTGTTTGAATATGGTGGATTACCTCCACATGCAAATTACTTGTTTTTGGGGGATTATGTTGATCGAGGCAAGCAAAGTCTGGAGACAATATGTCTTCTCCTTGCTTATAAGATAAAATATCCTGAAAACTTCTTCCTCTTGAGGGGAAACCATGAATGTGCCTCTATAAACCGCATATATGGCTTTTATGATGAGTGTAAGAGAAGATTTAATGTTAGGCTATGGAAGATATTCACAGATTGTTTTAATTGTCTACCAGTGGCGGCTCTAATTGATGAGAAGATTCTTTGCATGCATGGAGGTCTTTCTCCTGACGTGCATGATTTAGATCAGATTAGAAACTTACAACGCCCCACTGATGTACCAGACACAGGTTTACTTTGTGATCTTCTCTGGTCAGATCCTAGTAAAGATGTTCAAGGTTGGGGAATGAATGATAGGGGAGTTTCATATACCTTTGGTCCTGACAAGGTGACAGAGTTTCTTGAGAAGCATGATTTGGATCTCATTTGTCGTGCTCACCAG GTTGTGGAGGATGGATATGAGTTCTTTGCCGATAGGCAACTTGTAACTATATTTTCAGCGCCTAATTATTGTGGAGAATTTGATAATGCTGGTGCCATGATGAGTGTGGATGAGACCCTAATGTGCTCTTTCCAAATATTAAAGCCTGCTGATAAAAAGTCAAAATTTAACTTTGGGAACACAGCCACAGCAAAGGTGGGAAACACTTCTGGAGGTGGTGTTTTGGGGAGTACAACTACAGCCAAGCCTGGAAACTCTCCAGCAGGAGTCAAG TCTTTCCTGGGTGCAAAAGTATGA
- the LOC110663069 gene encoding serine/threonine-protein phosphatase PP1 isoform X1 has protein sequence MDQAVLDDIIRRLLEVRGKPGKQVQLSEAEIRQLCVVSREIFVQQPNLLELEAPIKICGDIHGQYSDLLRLFEYGGLPPHANYLFLGDYVDRGKQSLETICLLLAYKIKYPENFFLLRGNHECASINRIYGFYDECKRRFNVRLWKIFTDCFNCLPVAALIDEKILCMHGGLSPDVHDLDQIRNLQRPTDVPDTGLLCDLLWSDPSKDVQGWGMNDRGVSYTFGPDKVTEFLEKHDLDLICRAHQVVEDGYEFFADRQLVTIFSAPNYCGEFDNAGAMMSVDETLMCSFQILKPADKKSKFNFGNTATAKVGNTSGGGVLGSTTTAKPGNSPAGVKSFLGAKV, from the exons ATGGACCAAGCAGTTCTCGATGATATTATCAGGCGCCTTTTAGAGGTCAGGGGCAAGCCCGGCAAGCAGGTACAGTTATCCGAGGCTGAGATCCGGCAGCTCTGTGTCGTTTCTAGAGAGATTTTCGTGCAGCAGCCTAATTTATTGGAGCTTGAAGCGCCCATCAAGATTTGTG GTGACATTCATGGACAATATTCTGATCTTCTAAGGCTGTTTGAATATGGTGGATTACCTCCACATGCAAATTACTTGTTTTTGGGGGATTATGTTGATCGAGGCAAGCAAAGTCTGGAGACAATATGTCTTCTCCTTGCTTATAAGATAAAATATCCTGAAAACTTCTTCCTCTTGAGGGGAAACCATGAATGTGCCTCTATAAACCGCATATATGGCTTTTATGATGAGTGTAAGAGAAGATTTAATGTTAGGCTATGGAAGATATTCACAGATTGTTTTAATTGTCTACCAGTGGCGGCTCTAATTGATGAGAAGATTCTTTGCATGCATGGAGGTCTTTCTCCTGACGTGCATGATTTAGATCAGATTAGAAACTTACAACGCCCCACTGATGTACCAGACACAGGTTTACTTTGTGATCTTCTCTGGTCAGATCCTAGTAAAGATGTTCAAGGTTGGGGAATGAATGATAGGGGAGTTTCATATACCTTTGGTCCTGACAAGGTGACAGAGTTTCTTGAGAAGCATGATTTGGATCTCATTTGTCGTGCTCACCAG GTTGTGGAGGATGGATATGAGTTCTTTGCCGATAGGCAACTTGTAACTATATTTTCAGCGCCTAATTATTGTGGAGAATTTGATAATGCTGGTGCCATGATGAGTGTGGATGAGACCCTAATGTGCTCTTTCCAAATATTAAAGCCTGCTGATAAAAAGTCAAAATTTAACTTTGGGAACACAGCCACAGCAAAGGTGGGAAACACTTCTGGAGGTGGTGTTTTGGGGAGTACAACTACAGCCAAGCCTGGAAACTCTCCAGCAGGAGTCAAG TCTTTCCTGGGTGCAAAAGTATGA
- the LOC110663070 gene encoding uncharacterized protein LOC110663070 → MSRGGGGWAGRRSHGNYTNPCLTMHQPWASLLVYGIKRIEGRSWPAPIRGRLWIHAASKVPEEATIKAMEDFYKEIYAVNGITEIKFPEHYPVSRLLGCVEVVGCVRCEELASWEAVPEGARLEGQTDFCWLCEEPQKLLVPFEMRGYQGVYNLEKKIYEAAVRGLTPVKGPMPVKFPLPNPRDPFSLKPGSISMLFPEKASEVEKSSSLTAAIAGARAAATQFNKKDQDLLVNAVQNSNSNSRRSDRANSKPLEEHKKPHFNLYGEPSVSNEADQSNYIKCEESSSHSRTRADMKQLPGAPAKIFAAAVRGLKPS, encoded by the exons ATGAGCAGAGGAGGAGGGGGATGGGCAGGAAGAAGGAGCCATGGTAATTACACGAACCCCTGCTTGACCATGCACCAACCATGGGCTTCCTTGTTAGTTTATGGGATCAAGCGCATTGAAGGCAGGTCGTGGCCTGCTCCTATTCGAG GCCGCCTTTGGATTCATGCTGCAAGTAAAGTTCCAGAGGAAGCTACAATCAAAGCAATGGAGGACTTTTATAAGGAAATCTATGCAGTGAATGGCATTACTGAAATTAAGTTTCCAGAACATTATCCTGTTTCAAGACTTTTAG gGTGTGTTGAAGTGGTTGGCTGTGTTAGATGTGAAGAACTAGCAAGCTGGGAGGCAGTACCTGAAGGG GCAAGGTTAGAAGGACAAACAGATTTTTGCTGGCTTTGTGAAGAGCCACAG AAATTACTAGTTCCATTTGAGATGCGAGGCTATCAAGGTGTTTATAACTTGGAAAAGAAG ATATATGAAGCCGCAGTTAGAGGTCTCACACCAGTTAAAGGTCCAATGCCAGTAAAATTTCCCCTTCCAAATCCTCGTGATCCTTTTTCCTTAAAACCAGGGTCTATTTCAATGCTGTTTCCTGAAAAAGCATCTGAAGTGGAGAAATCATCAAGTCTCACAGCAGCTATTGCTGGTGCCCGTGCTGCAGCTACTCAGTTCAACAAGAAAGATCAAGATCTCCTAGTAAATGCTGTCCAGAATAGCAATTCTAATTCCAGAAGGAGCGACCGAGCAAACAGCAAACCTTTGGAAGAACATAAAAAGCCACATTTTAACTTGTATGGAGAACCTTCGGTGTCAAATGAGGCGGATCAAAGCAATTACATCAAGTGTGAAGAAAGCAGTAGCCATAGTCGAACTCGTGCGGATATGAAACAACTTCCTGGAGCTCCTGCTAAG ATTTTTGCTGCTGCAGTTAGAGGGCTGAAGCCATCCTGA